From the Bacteroidia bacterium genome, one window contains:
- a CDS encoding NHL repeat-containing protein codes for MRLPLLCILLLGLAAGVARAQDLLVEEYRFGDFTSAHAIVMDQFGDVYVSDAGSSMLRKFSIKGALLAEIGGHGWDVTQFDQLRGIDASLGVAVYAADRGNRRIVRLDRNLNVVASLGTEDAALDVGYPIDVAASSFETLFILDGENARVLAVNGFSSVARSFGGIEAGEGRLRNPVALAQAGSERLYVLEAERVVVFDLFGSYRFQFGSGQLRDARGIAVSDDRVAVVLPDALLLYSHEGSLLAKFDTTRLALASAGQEFRDIAFGRDFLLILTERTCILIPVN; via the coding sequence ATGCGCCTCCCCTTGCTCTGCATTCTCTTGTTGGGACTGGCAGCCGGCGTCGCGCGGGCACAAGACCTCCTCGTCGAGGAGTACCGCTTCGGCGATTTTACGTCCGCCCATGCAATTGTCATGGATCAGTTCGGCGATGTGTACGTGAGCGATGCCGGTTCGTCCATGCTCAGAAAATTCAGCATCAAAGGCGCATTGCTAGCCGAGATCGGTGGGCATGGCTGGGACGTGACGCAGTTCGATCAGCTCCGCGGCATTGACGCCTCGCTGGGGGTGGCCGTGTACGCCGCCGACCGCGGCAACAGGCGCATCGTGCGGCTGGACCGCAATCTGAATGTGGTTGCTTCTCTGGGCACAGAGGATGCCGCGCTCGATGTCGGATACCCGATCGATGTCGCCGCTTCCAGTTTCGAGACCCTGTTTATCCTTGACGGTGAGAATGCGCGCGTCCTTGCGGTCAATGGTTTCAGCAGTGTGGCGCGCAGTTTTGGCGGCATCGAGGCAGGCGAAGGCCGCTTGCGCAATCCGGTAGCGCTGGCCCAGGCGGGCAGCGAACGGCTGTACGTCCTGGAAGCGGAGCGCGTCGTCGTGTTCGATCTCTTCGGGTCCTACCGCTTTCAATTCGGCAGCGGACAGTTGCGCGATGCTCGCGGAATAGCCGTATCGGACGATCGCGTCGCGGTGGTGCTGCCGGACGCACTTCTGCTCTACTCCCATGAGGGGAGCTTGCTGGCGAAATTCGACACCACCCGCCTGGCGCTCGCCTCGGCAGGGCAAGAATTTCGGGACATCGCGTTTGGACGAGATTTTCTCTTGATTCTCACCGAACGAACCTGTATACTGATACCCGTCAATTAA
- a CDS encoding VWA domain-containing protein, translating to MRHRSHLFLLQHHVMAAVLVLCAVLPGWYEAEAQPVLSFKRVTVNWPTMELHIAYGCDGFQRYDAEKRNFRIFENGEEITDFTFWCPPPMGWRVPASLALVMDVSGSMRGRAMTVAKQSAQAIVDLCDGRNDELMLLEAGAQALVSVPFTSNKAQLHAPIASCSPGGPTALYDGIYAGLQEMVAGGVNPSRAVLVFTDGGDNGSVRTVQELIALANRNRIRIYTIGYDDYGPKPEMELIAQLTGGKYYKDPNAGQMAGIYQEITSGMIGLQECLLTYDRDCADGTLRTVEVQLVDFCEGSDYKTKTYRAPLDSTSFRPISVEIPKTLLPGLQSVSIPIMLDGPDALLQPFELTLHYDSTVLLTGTDVQPEALLHGVAHQIDQQPGRLIVRSTEPLRLNGRATLLEVGFRAARAADSLHTGVAIESMAIPTGCLLPRITNHPVVIVPRLLPFITAKKTIFCAGDSVTLEANAGFARYYWSNGETTRMIRVGEGGNYGLIVVDANGDSLHAPPVTITRMDPPRVRIVADGQLEFCRGKSVRLICSGDIDGATIRWSDGREGVWQFFSSPGMYWADITSAAGCTARSDTVYTIVTEFTTRVLPGQDIQLCPGDSVTLSVEGKWSNVNWWGENRETLTVGWKENGSFSLRAEVTDNSGCKGFSDSVRITMLPEFSPQITPSGTIELCLGGSLTLSAEAGYTEYHWSTGERAQSINVNQAGDYSARVVNHNGCSARTDTVHVVSVDAPRPRITMMREPVYCGGTEIELDGGANYVSWKWNTGATTRTLAVADSGSYWVEVTAYGGCTGLSDTVIVRSEELLDDFLPTVRGSLPLCPGDTLWLDGPEGMRDWLWNTGHHSRSLPVTKAGRYAVTVLTEGGCEARSGYVDVSVTASTAPVIARVRDVLSTADARSWQWKLNGMPIPGATQQSLTLRSIGSYTVTVVDSNGCTMTSAPFNVNILGISETGIPDDLLLYPEPASDWLHVVFPGPSRDARVTLVSLLGQVLARRETQGPGDNRTMRIDLSDLPAGIYLLQANSGERWWVRKVVKR from the coding sequence ATGAGACATCGTTCGCACCTTTTCCTGCTCCAGCATCATGTGATGGCAGCTGTATTGGTTCTATGCGCCGTGTTGCCCGGCTGGTACGAGGCTGAAGCCCAACCCGTCCTCTCCTTCAAGCGGGTGACGGTGAACTGGCCGACGATGGAACTACACATCGCTTACGGTTGCGATGGTTTCCAACGGTACGACGCGGAGAAGAGGAATTTCCGCATTTTTGAGAACGGGGAGGAAATCACGGATTTTACCTTTTGGTGCCCGCCGCCGATGGGGTGGCGGGTTCCCGCCTCACTGGCGCTCGTGATGGACGTTTCCGGCAGTATGCGAGGCCGTGCGATGACCGTGGCCAAACAAAGTGCGCAAGCGATTGTTGATCTCTGCGATGGCAGGAACGATGAGCTGATGCTGCTCGAGGCCGGTGCGCAAGCGCTCGTCAGTGTCCCTTTTACTTCCAACAAGGCGCAGCTCCACGCCCCGATTGCTTCCTGTTCACCTGGAGGCCCGACTGCGTTGTACGATGGCATCTACGCGGGGCTTCAAGAGATGGTTGCCGGTGGTGTGAATCCCAGCCGTGCGGTGCTCGTGTTCACTGATGGGGGAGACAACGGTTCCGTGCGGACCGTGCAGGAATTGATAGCCCTGGCAAACCGAAACCGCATCCGCATCTACACCATCGGTTACGACGATTATGGACCCAAGCCGGAGATGGAACTCATCGCGCAGCTCACAGGGGGAAAATATTATAAGGATCCGAATGCGGGGCAGATGGCGGGTATCTATCAGGAAATCACTTCAGGAATGATCGGCCTGCAGGAGTGCCTTCTCACGTATGATCGGGATTGCGCGGACGGGACGCTGCGAACCGTGGAAGTGCAACTGGTGGATTTCTGCGAAGGCTCGGATTACAAGACAAAAACCTATCGCGCTCCCCTCGACAGTACAAGCTTCCGTCCGATCTCTGTCGAGATCCCCAAAACCCTGCTGCCCGGTTTGCAATCGGTTTCTATCCCGATCATGCTCGACGGACCGGACGCTCTGCTCCAGCCCTTTGAACTCACGCTGCACTACGATTCCACAGTGCTCCTGACCGGTACCGACGTGCAGCCCGAAGCGTTGCTGCATGGCGTGGCGCATCAGATCGATCAGCAGCCGGGGCGCCTCATCGTGCGCAGCACGGAGCCTCTGCGACTCAATGGACGCGCAACACTGCTCGAGGTCGGCTTCCGCGCCGCGAGAGCTGCGGATTCACTGCACACTGGCGTTGCCATCGAATCGATGGCAATTCCGACAGGTTGCCTGCTTCCGCGCATCACGAACCATCCCGTCGTCATCGTACCGCGGCTGCTGCCGTTCATCACAGCGAAAAAAACCATTTTTTGTGCAGGCGACAGCGTAACGCTTGAGGCGAATGCCGGCTTTGCACGTTACTATTGGTCGAACGGAGAGACCACACGCATGATACGCGTGGGCGAGGGAGGGAATTACGGCCTCATCGTTGTAGACGCAAATGGTGATAGTTTGCACGCCCCCCCGGTCACGATTACACGGATGGATCCACCGCGCGTCCGAATCGTGGCCGATGGACAGTTGGAGTTCTGTCGCGGGAAGAGCGTGCGGCTCATATGCTCCGGCGACATCGACGGTGCGACCATTCGATGGTCCGATGGGAGGGAGGGCGTATGGCAATTCTTCAGCAGTCCCGGCATGTATTGGGCTGATATTACCAGTGCCGCCGGTTGCACCGCACGCAGCGATACGGTGTACACAATCGTGACGGAGTTTACGACACGCGTCCTGCCGGGGCAGGATATTCAACTCTGTCCGGGAGACAGCGTGACCCTGTCCGTAGAAGGGAAATGGAGCAACGTCAATTGGTGGGGCGAGAATCGGGAGACATTGACTGTTGGATGGAAGGAGAACGGTTCATTCTCGCTGCGCGCCGAAGTCACCGACAACAGCGGCTGCAAGGGGTTTTCGGATTCCGTGCGCATCACCATGCTCCCGGAGTTCTCTCCTCAAATAACTCCATCGGGAACAATCGAATTGTGCCTTGGCGGCAGTCTCACGCTGTCAGCGGAGGCAGGCTACACCGAATATCACTGGTCTACCGGCGAGCGCGCGCAGAGCATCAACGTCAACCAGGCAGGCGACTATTCGGCGCGTGTCGTGAACCACAACGGCTGTTCGGCCAGAACCGACACCGTTCATGTTGTATCGGTGGATGCGCCCCGCCCCCGCATCACGATGATGAGGGAGCCCGTGTACTGCGGCGGAACTGAAATCGAACTGGACGGCGGAGCGAATTACGTTTCGTGGAAGTGGAACACCGGCGCGACTACCCGCACCCTGGCCGTTGCCGACAGCGGATCGTACTGGGTTGAAGTGACGGCATACGGCGGCTGTACCGGATTATCGGACACAGTGATCGTCAGATCGGAAGAGCTGCTGGATGACTTTCTGCCGACGGTCCGCGGCTCTCTTCCCCTCTGCCCCGGCGACACGCTTTGGCTGGACGGTCCGGAAGGCATGCGCGATTGGCTATGGAATACCGGTCATCATTCGCGCAGTTTGCCGGTGACCAAAGCGGGACGTTACGCGGTCACCGTGCTGACGGAGGGCGGCTGCGAGGCCCGCTCCGGTTACGTTGACGTGAGCGTGACGGCGTCCACCGCACCCGTTATCGCACGTGTGCGCGATGTGCTGTCCACGGCCGATGCCAGGTCCTGGCAATGGAAGCTGAACGGCATGCCCATCCCGGGTGCGACGCAGCAATCCCTCACGCTGCGCTCTATCGGCAGCTACACAGTCACCGTTGTGGATAGCAATGGCTGCACGATGACGTCCGCGCCGTTCAACGTAAACATTCTGGGCATCAGCGAGACGGGGATACCGGATGATCTACTCCTCTACCCCGAACCCGCGTCGGATTGGCTGCACGTCGTCTTCCCCGGACCTTCGCGCGATGCCCGGGTCACGCTGGTTTCCTTGCTCGGGCAGGTGCTCGCAAGGCGGGAGACACAAGGCCCGGGCGACAATCGCACGATGCGCATCGATCTTTCAGACCTCCCTGCCGGCATCTATCTGTTGCAGGCGAATTCGGGCGAGAGGTGGTGGGTGAGGAAGGTGGTGAAGAGGTAA
- a CDS encoding T9SS type A sorting domain-containing protein, giving the protein MFLLLWIMPLVKLDAQPSLTFKRVTVNWPSIELYFTVDCDGKPYVNLTKENFSISENGVEVGPFTLWCPDLSSVYCGASLALVLDASGSMRGEAARESMRIAESLLIELLQWYEEAAVILAGGDTRVTAPMTTEKGRLRDGLAAYAPSGASALYDGIHAGLSEMIAHGVNQCRAVIVISDGEDNSSLHTMAEVVALANRHRIRVFTIGSGPIVQEDSLALLSRLTGGYYLNNPGYQKTKEVYDYITRSMIGGWGHGNECIITYDRDCADGSLRSVDLRLRDVCGGSDVKSKQYRAPFDSSTLRRFDIILPHARVRTAYPFSIGIEIDTRGDTVPLPPFELELRIDEALRYRSLSIPTGSTLDGVPLRIDTSRGSIIIRSMQPSIVTASGRLLDLELAAIETPHFVGSLVAIKEMRVGSGCYLPSIINHSVQVQPRIIISQPLCEGGNALLEGTPGFLRYLWSTGDTTRSIQVAAAGGYSLRVVDERGDTLIAEAVDVATNPLPQLRVGYNGAPQICPGGSLTLLLDGDVTGAKIRWSNGQEGPELLVREAGRYWASATNQYGCIGYSDTLTVSKRLTSVRIIPSGALTLCPGDSVELSLAGTFSDVRWNWNTFSSSLVVRWQQPDPQAERIISVRATDSSGCYGYDTVVVHMLLPQPLRITPGPKVALCDCEAVTLYADTGRNQYLWSTGDTTAAIEVRQPGIYIVTVDDTTGCLVADTVMVTSIAKPRPVISMDGIGLLCGDERVRLSAGPGWESYRWSTGARTEYIETDSSGSYWVEVTGYGGCPGSSDTVLVIREVEPVDFLPTIRGSQPLCPGDTLWLDGPEDMVLWHWNTGHRQRSLPVTRAGRYAVTVVTHGGCEQRSAFLDVGMTQSIPPEITRDGDVLRCGAAQSWQWHRNGQPIPGAVQQSVIARETGSYTVTIVDEYGCTMTSSPFPVTILGGVGAMAIPDDLLLYPEPASDWLHVVFPGPSRDARVTLVSLLGQVLMHREASGDSGARSMRIDLSDLPAGIYLLQANSGERWWVRKVVVRR; this is encoded by the coding sequence ATGTTCCTGCTGCTGTGGATTATGCCGCTCGTGAAGCTCGACGCCCAACCCTCGCTCACCTTCAAGCGGGTGACGGTGAACTGGCCGAGTATCGAGCTGTACTTCACCGTTGACTGCGACGGGAAGCCGTACGTGAACCTGACGAAGGAGAATTTCAGCATCTCGGAAAACGGCGTCGAAGTTGGTCCGTTCACGCTGTGGTGTCCTGATCTGAGCAGCGTCTACTGCGGCGCGTCTCTGGCGCTGGTACTCGACGCCTCCGGGAGCATGCGTGGTGAAGCCGCGCGAGAGAGCATGCGCATCGCCGAATCCCTCCTCATCGAGCTGTTGCAGTGGTATGAAGAGGCCGCGGTGATACTCGCGGGGGGCGATACGCGGGTCACTGCCCCAATGACGACGGAGAAGGGTCGGCTGCGCGATGGCCTGGCTGCCTATGCCCCTTCGGGCGCGTCGGCCTTATACGACGGCATACACGCGGGTCTGTCGGAGATGATCGCCCATGGCGTGAATCAATGCCGGGCGGTGATTGTCATTTCCGACGGCGAGGACAATTCCTCCCTCCACACGATGGCAGAGGTTGTTGCGCTCGCCAACCGGCATCGCATACGCGTATTCACCATCGGAAGCGGACCCATCGTGCAGGAGGATTCGCTTGCCCTGCTGTCCCGGCTCACCGGAGGGTACTATCTCAACAATCCCGGTTATCAGAAAACGAAAGAAGTCTACGATTATATCACGCGGAGTATGATCGGTGGTTGGGGACACGGGAACGAGTGCATCATCACCTATGATCGTGACTGCGCCGACGGCTCGCTGCGGTCGGTGGACCTGCGATTGCGCGATGTGTGCGGCGGCTCGGATGTGAAGAGCAAGCAGTACCGTGCGCCGTTCGATTCGAGCACGCTGCGACGATTCGACATTATTCTTCCCCATGCCCGCGTGCGTACTGCTTATCCGTTTTCTATCGGAATCGAAATCGATACTCGAGGCGACACCGTTCCGCTGCCGCCGTTCGAGCTGGAGTTGCGCATCGATGAGGCGCTTCGGTACAGGTCGCTTTCGATACCGACCGGGAGTACTCTCGATGGCGTTCCGCTGCGAATCGATACAAGCAGGGGCTCCATAATTATTCGCAGCATGCAGCCCTCCATAGTGACGGCATCCGGTCGTCTGCTCGATCTCGAACTGGCTGCGATAGAAACGCCTCACTTTGTCGGCAGTCTGGTCGCCATCAAGGAAATGCGAGTGGGAAGCGGCTGTTATCTCCCGAGCATCATCAACCATTCCGTCCAAGTGCAGCCGCGGATCATCATATCGCAGCCCTTATGCGAAGGAGGCAATGCGCTGCTGGAGGGAACGCCGGGATTTCTTCGCTATCTCTGGTCCACCGGCGATACGACGCGCAGTATACAGGTCGCAGCCGCCGGCGGTTACAGTCTACGCGTCGTGGATGAGCGCGGTGACACTCTCATCGCGGAAGCGGTCGATGTCGCTACGAACCCACTGCCACAATTGCGGGTGGGTTACAATGGCGCTCCACAGATCTGTCCCGGAGGCTCTCTAACGTTGCTCCTGGATGGAGATGTGACCGGCGCGAAGATTCGCTGGTCCAACGGCCAGGAAGGCCCAGAGTTGCTTGTACGCGAGGCCGGGAGATACTGGGCGAGCGCAACAAACCAATATGGCTGCATCGGGTATTCGGATACCCTGACCGTGAGCAAAAGACTTACCTCTGTGCGAATCATCCCTTCCGGCGCGCTCACCCTCTGCCCCGGAGACAGCGTCGAGCTCTCGCTGGCCGGGACATTCAGCGATGTTCGATGGAATTGGAATACGTTTTCGTCGTCGCTCGTCGTCAGATGGCAGCAGCCCGATCCCCAGGCGGAGCGGATCATTTCGGTGCGCGCAACCGACAGCAGCGGCTGTTATGGCTACGACACTGTGGTCGTGCACATGCTCCTCCCCCAACCGCTACGGATAACACCAGGACCGAAGGTAGCGCTATGCGATTGCGAAGCGGTTACGCTCTATGCCGACACAGGACGCAACCAGTACCTCTGGTCGACAGGCGACACCACAGCGGCGATTGAAGTACGTCAGCCGGGCATCTACATTGTCACTGTTGACGATACGACAGGCTGCCTTGTCGCAGATACGGTCATGGTCACTTCGATCGCAAAGCCGCGCCCCGTCATTTCCATGGACGGCATCGGTCTGCTCTGCGGCGACGAGAGAGTACGGCTTAGCGCGGGTCCGGGATGGGAGAGCTACCGATGGAGTACCGGAGCACGGACAGAGTACATCGAAACGGATAGTTCGGGATCGTATTGGGTGGAAGTCACGGGGTATGGCGGCTGCCCTGGAAGTTCCGACACGGTTCTGGTCATACGCGAGGTTGAGCCCGTTGATTTTCTCCCGACCATTCGCGGTTCTCAACCCCTGTGTCCCGGCGACACACTGTGGCTCGACGGTCCGGAGGACATGGTGCTCTGGCATTGGAACACCGGTCATCGTCAGCGAAGTCTGCCGGTGACGCGGGCGGGTCGGTACGCGGTAACCGTTGTGACGCACGGCGGTTGCGAGCAGCGCTCCGCTTTCCTGGATGTCGGCATGACACAATCCATCCCTCCTGAGATCACTCGCGATGGAGATGTGCTGCGCTGCGGCGCCGCGCAATCGTGGCAATGGCACCGCAACGGCCAGCCCATACCGGGCGCTGTGCAGCAGTCCGTCATCGCGCGTGAAACCGGCAGCTACACTGTGACCATTGTCGACGAATACGGCTGCACGATGACCTCCTCACCCTTCCCTGTCACCATTCTTGGCGGCGTCGGCGCCATGGCTATACCGGATGATCTGCTCCTCTACCCCGAACCCGCGTCGGATTGGCTGCACGTCGTCTTCCCCGGACCTTCGCGCGATGCACGCGTCACGCTGGTTTCGTTGCTCGGGCAGGTGCTCATGCATCGCGAAGCATCCGGCGACAGCGGCGCGCGCAGCATGCGCATCGATCTTTCAGACCTCCCTGCCGGCATCTATCTGTTGCAGGCGAATTCGGGCGAGAGGTGGTGGGTGAGGAAGGTGGTTGTGAGGAGGTAA
- a CDS encoding energy transducer TonB — translation MAIEKIGNADIRSKTRRWFEMSLIVSLLLITAAFKFFPQLEREQVVIKASEEIVKVQDVDNTRQENRPPPPPRPPIPIEAPNADVMDDIDITSEIDLDTQMEAPKPPPAKKVEEEEEVYFEVVEDPPEIIGGLEAVKKHLVYPDLAVRAGVEGTVIVLAYVNRDGAVTQTSVVRGIGGGCDEAAMEAVKKVRFKPGMQRGKPVNVKVSVPVRFRLN, via the coding sequence ATGGCCATCGAAAAAATCGGAAACGCTGACATCAGGTCGAAAACCCGACGCTGGTTCGAGATGTCGCTTATCGTTTCCCTGCTTCTCATCACAGCCGCCTTTAAATTTTTCCCGCAGCTCGAGCGGGAGCAGGTCGTGATCAAAGCGTCAGAAGAAATCGTGAAAGTCCAGGACGTGGACAATACGCGTCAGGAAAACCGTCCTCCGCCTCCTCCCCGCCCGCCCATACCCATCGAGGCGCCGAATGCCGACGTGATGGACGATATTGATATCACCTCGGAAATCGATCTCGATACGCAGATGGAAGCCCCGAAACCACCTCCGGCAAAGAAGGTCGAAGAGGAGGAAGAAGTCTATTTTGAAGTGGTCGAAGATCCGCCTGAGATCATCGGTGGTCTCGAAGCCGTGAAAAAGCATCTGGTGTATCCGGATCTCGCGGTGCGCGCAGGCGTGGAAGGCACGGTTATCGTGCTCGCCTATGTCAACAGGGACGGTGCGGTGACGCAGACCAGTGTCGTGCGCGGCATCGGCGGCGGTTGCGACGAAGCGGCCATGGAAGCAGTGAAGAAAGTCCGCTTCAAACCCGGCATGCAGCGCGGAAAGCCGGTGAACGTGAAAGTGAGCGTTCCCGTGCGCTTCCGCCTCAACTAA
- a CDS encoding single-stranded DNA-binding protein, producing MAYGLNKVQLIGHLGGDPELKYTESNIPVANFNVATNESYKDQNGNLVERTEWHRCVVWRKPAEILHEYLKKGSKVYIEGKLQTRSWDDKDGNKRYTTEVVVNEWVFLDSKGGNGGDRGQAPPPGEPPAGPSSATDAGDKDDLPF from the coding sequence ATGGCGTACGGTCTGAATAAGGTGCAGCTCATCGGTCACCTGGGTGGTGATCCCGAGCTCAAGTACACCGAAAGCAACATTCCGGTGGCGAATTTCAACGTTGCGACCAATGAATCCTACAAGGATCAGAACGGCAATCTCGTAGAGCGGACCGAGTGGCATCGGTGCGTCGTCTGGCGCAAGCCGGCCGAGATCCTCCACGAGTACCTCAAGAAGGGGTCCAAGGTGTACATCGAGGGTAAGCTGCAGACCCGCAGTTGGGACGACAAAGACGGCAACAAGCGCTACACCACCGAGGTAGTCGTCAACGAATGGGTGTTTCTGGACAGCAAGGGCGGAAATGGCGGCGACCGTGGTCAGGCGCCTCCTCCGGGTGAACCGCCCGCAGGTCCCTCGAGTGCGACGGATGCAGGCGACAAGGACGACCTCCCGTTCTGA